Proteins encoded in a region of the Dorea longicatena genome:
- a CDS encoding ABC transporter substrate-binding protein, with the protein MKKTRKYISVCLCVVMFASMCLCVGCQKKAETIEKKKKQIELWHYWDIPGNQQHLEELVDQFNQSQDEIEVKVSYIPDEDFKKQLALSMAEEKMPDIALVDSSDFQFLHQMKPFADLTDEIPELREYSEKALAPCSVNGRIYGQPFGVNCTAMFYNKKILEKAGCKVPENWEEFKEVAEKVSDKTIKGFAITALQTEESMYEFLPILWSMGGDIHSINTATGQQAFLFLKEMEQEGSLSLQSISLTMGDLTNQFIKGKIAMMFNSSMAIDSIREGNPDLEFGVAAIPCGNPQVTVAGGEILAVADNENKEYAIQFLKFLADKKRMKEYIDEFGFLAPRQEIMQQQFENDKEKGTFIDLYQNARTREISRNWPQISLTLSDTLREILVNENDSQTILDKSAEKIESIGAENR; encoded by the coding sequence ATGAAGAAAACCAGAAAATACATTTCTGTCTGCCTGTGTGTGGTAATGTTTGCCAGCATGTGTCTGTGTGTAGGCTGTCAGAAAAAGGCGGAAACAATAGAAAAAAAGAAAAAACAGATAGAACTGTGGCACTACTGGGATATTCCGGGTAACCAGCAGCATCTGGAAGAACTGGTAGATCAATTTAATCAGTCACAGGATGAAATAGAGGTTAAAGTGTCTTATATACCGGATGAAGACTTTAAGAAACAGCTGGCACTGTCCATGGCGGAAGAAAAGATGCCGGATATTGCACTGGTAGATTCCTCTGATTTTCAATTCCTTCATCAGATGAAACCATTTGCAGATCTGACGGATGAGATCCCGGAATTACGGGAGTATTCAGAAAAAGCGCTGGCACCATGTTCCGTGAATGGCAGAATCTATGGTCAGCCGTTTGGAGTGAACTGTACGGCAATGTTCTATAATAAGAAGATTCTGGAGAAAGCAGGATGCAAGGTTCCGGAGAATTGGGAAGAATTCAAAGAGGTTGCGGAGAAGGTCAGTGATAAAACGATAAAAGGCTTCGCGATCACGGCACTGCAGACAGAGGAAAGTATGTATGAGTTTCTTCCGATTCTGTGGTCCATGGGTGGAGATATCCATAGCATCAATACAGCAACCGGGCAGCAGGCATTTTTATTCTTAAAAGAGATGGAGCAGGAAGGAAGCTTAAGTCTGCAGAGTATTTCCCTTACGATGGGAGATCTGACGAATCAGTTTATAAAGGGAAAGATCGCAATGATGTTCAATTCCTCTATGGCAATCGACAGTATCCGTGAAGGCAATCCGGATCTTGAATTTGGTGTTGCGGCGATTCCATGCGGGAATCCACAGGTTACGGTGGCCGGAGGAGAGATTCTGGCGGTGGCAGATAATGAAAATAAGGAATATGCGATTCAGTTTTTGAAATTTCTTGCAGACAAAAAGCGGATGAAAGAGTACATAGATGAGTTCGGATTTCTTGCACCAAGGCAGGAGATTATGCAGCAACAGTTTGAAAATGATAAGGAAAAAGGGACATTTATAGATCTGTATCAGAATGCCAGGACAAGAGAGATCAGCAGAAACTGGCCGCAGATCTCACTGACACTTTCGGATACCTTAAGAGAAATCCTGGTAAATGAAAACGATTCACAGACTATACTGGACAAAAGTGCAGAAAAGATAGAGAGTATTGGAGCAGAAAACAGATGA
- a CDS encoding sensor histidine kinase, translating to MKKRKKNLRQILIPAFIITACIPLAIFALISQERLKTSTLENMNNQAEADLQKANQSLNMTLDKYETLLYAITTDEEFLSFVVNANDSEEIPEADAYNMRRDFSHICNRNEGVDGIQLVLSDKRRIFYDRLSSSSVNSTWMEKVKIPDETKLLSYDVDKDTDNPERMFHIGRKVVNYWDISEDLGYVILSVNLDELESVLSAGKGSRVYLVKDGVIVGAEDTKMLGRQEKALDSAKVNQKAIKNARSGWSILLCQSIREYQKAIEEQVIFWIMVALAVLLIFVLLIYRVTKPVMISVNDIVDAMKNLEKDNFREKLEVKEKDSTEIQEISEGFNEMSERIHNLIGQVKESAMEQKNAEISALEAQIDPHFLYNILDTINWKAIENEQYEISEMLVALADILRYAINDAGEFTTIDAEKGWLEKYILLQQEKLGEEIELEFKIQDSYGKCKIHKMLLQPFVENAIKYSFRGYEGAHRLTIEVSKAEEQMHIIIANNGRHIEEDQLKDLNMGKEIKNHFGISNVRKRLKLYYGEDAVIYFENVSPSGVKVHLFVPLQEEQKDEDSSY from the coding sequence ATGAAAAAGAGAAAGAAAAATCTCCGGCAGATATTAATACCGGCATTTATCATTACGGCATGTATTCCGCTTGCTATTTTTGCACTGATATCGCAGGAGAGATTAAAGACAAGTACATTAGAGAATATGAACAATCAGGCAGAGGCTGACCTGCAGAAAGCAAATCAGAGCCTGAATATGACGCTGGATAAATACGAAACGTTACTTTATGCTATTACAACAGATGAAGAATTTCTGAGCTTTGTAGTAAATGCAAATGATTCGGAAGAAATTCCGGAAGCGGATGCATATAATATGAGAAGAGATTTTTCCCATATCTGTAATAGAAATGAAGGAGTTGACGGAATCCAGCTTGTGCTTTCAGACAAGAGGCGGATATTTTACGACCGACTGTCGTCATCTTCGGTGAATAGTACATGGATGGAAAAGGTAAAAATTCCGGATGAGACAAAGCTGCTGTCCTATGATGTTGATAAAGATACGGACAATCCTGAGCGTATGTTTCATATCGGGAGAAAGGTGGTTAATTACTGGGATATCAGTGAGGATCTAGGATATGTAATCCTGTCTGTCAATCTGGATGAACTGGAATCGGTATTAAGCGCAGGAAAAGGGTCCAGAGTATATCTTGTGAAAGACGGAGTGATCGTAGGGGCAGAAGATACAAAGATGCTTGGCCGGCAAGAGAAGGCTTTGGATAGTGCAAAGGTTAATCAGAAGGCAATCAAAAATGCCAGAAGCGGCTGGTCGATCCTCTTATGTCAGTCGATCCGTGAATATCAGAAAGCAATTGAAGAACAGGTGATATTCTGGATCATGGTAGCGCTTGCTGTTCTGCTGATCTTTGTCCTTCTGATCTATCGTGTTACCAAACCGGTCATGATATCGGTAAATGACATTGTGGATGCAATGAAAAATCTCGAAAAAGATAATTTCCGGGAAAAGCTTGAAGTCAAAGAAAAAGACAGTACAGAGATTCAGGAAATATCTGAAGGATTTAATGAAATGTCGGAACGTATCCACAATTTGATCGGACAGGTAAAAGAATCGGCAATGGAGCAGAAGAATGCAGAAATCTCTGCATTAGAGGCTCAGATCGATCCACATTTCCTTTATAATATTCTGGATACGATCAACTGGAAAGCAATTGAGAATGAACAATATGAGATCAGCGAGATGTTGGTGGCACTTGCGGACATCCTGCGCTATGCGATCAATGATGCCGGTGAATTTACCACAATTGATGCGGAAAAAGGATGGCTGGAAAAATACATCCTTCTCCAGCAGGAAAAACTGGGGGAAGAGATTGAACTGGAATTTAAAATTCAAGATTCGTACGGGAAATGCAAGATTCACAAGATGCTGCTGCAGCCATTTGTGGAGAATGCGATCAAATATAGTTTCCGTGGTTATGAAGGAGCACATCGTCTGACGATCGAGGTATCCAAAGCGGAAGAACAGATGCATATTATTATCGCAAACAACGGCCGGCATATAGAAGAAGATCAGTTGAAAGACCTGAATATGGGAAAAGAGATCAAGAATCATTTTGGAATCTCGAATGTAAGAAAACGTCTGAAACTTTATTACGGAGAAGATGCAGTGATTTATTTTGAAAATGTATCTCCAAGTGGAGTGAAAGTACATTTGTTTGTGCCATTGCAGGAGGAACAAAAAGATGAAGATAGCAGTTATTGA
- a CDS encoding response regulator, which translates to MKIAVIEDEKPIREGLVHILNKISPEYQVVGSAKNGAEGLILLEEEMPDLIMLDIQMPDMDGLQMLKEARARGIYTKVIILTAYSDFSYAKKAIELGIENYLLKPVNLTELKKTLEKIKEELFVEQRGKNSLSLEKILKDILDGEYEKNERLDAVLADNYGIIQGHSLYCMYIFLGKYYESEKKEVGLFLEELKEHNPERKLCWLPREKQQAALVCFYGEEDVSKLLKYVKHSVVPACSVRLHDRGVFTWKECKGLNRLTETELELEKACGWHLILGDRVLIECEKILQMRTYQFIYPAELENRARSAVIHMNAEEFTGCFQKFMKYGRIEVHSPQELREVCIRFAYAIINTAKECGTLRDEELMVQRVLKTILGAVSWEEIEAVMMELFSRIEISQINQTSSEYLVQKALTIMKECYSDGITLEETARRLHVTEQYLGTQLKKETGTSFTETVRKFKIMHVKELLLDTDLKLNQIAAMTGFSNPKYMSKVFKQEEGMLPNEYRRINA; encoded by the coding sequence ATGAAGATAGCAGTTATTGAAGATGAAAAACCGATCAGAGAAGGACTTGTACATATTTTAAATAAGATAAGTCCGGAATATCAGGTCGTAGGCAGTGCGAAGAATGGAGCAGAAGGACTGATACTTCTGGAAGAGGAAATGCCGGATCTGATCATGTTGGATATCCAGATGCCGGATATGGATGGATTGCAGATGCTGAAAGAAGCACGGGCAAGAGGAATCTATACAAAAGTGATTATTCTTACAGCTTACTCGGATTTCAGCTATGCGAAAAAAGCAATCGAACTGGGAATTGAAAATTATCTGCTAAAACCGGTGAATCTGACAGAACTAAAGAAAACGCTGGAAAAAATTAAAGAAGAGTTATTTGTAGAACAGAGGGGAAAGAATTCTCTTTCATTGGAAAAGATTCTGAAGGATATCCTGGATGGTGAATATGAGAAGAATGAAAGGCTGGACGCTGTGCTGGCAGATAATTATGGAATCATTCAGGGACACAGCCTGTATTGTATGTACATTTTCCTTGGAAAATATTATGAAAGTGAGAAGAAAGAAGTCGGATTATTTCTGGAGGAATTGAAAGAACACAATCCGGAACGGAAACTGTGCTGGCTGCCTCGTGAAAAACAACAGGCTGCATTGGTCTGCTTTTATGGTGAGGAAGATGTCAGTAAATTATTGAAATACGTAAAACATTCGGTAGTACCGGCATGTTCCGTAAGACTACATGACCGTGGCGTATTTACATGGAAGGAATGTAAGGGACTTAACAGACTGACTGAGACAGAGCTGGAATTAGAAAAGGCATGTGGCTGGCATCTGATACTCGGAGACAGGGTATTGATTGAATGCGAGAAAATTCTACAGATGAGAACGTATCAGTTCATTTATCCGGCAGAGCTGGAAAACAGGGCCAGAAGTGCAGTAATACATATGAATGCAGAAGAATTTACCGGTTGTTTTCAGAAATTCATGAAATATGGACGCATAGAAGTACACAGTCCACAGGAACTCAGAGAAGTGTGTATCCGTTTCGCATATGCGATAATCAATACAGCCAAGGAGTGTGGCACATTGCGGGATGAGGAATTGATGGTTCAGAGAGTGTTAAAGACAATCTTAGGTGCAGTTTCCTGGGAGGAGATAGAAGCAGTCATGATGGAATTATTCTCCAGGATCGAGATAAGTCAGATCAACCAGACATCTTCTGAATATCTGGTACAAAAAGCACTGACAATTATGAAAGAATGTTATAGTGACGGGATTACTTTGGAAGAAACAGCCAGAAGACTTCATGTTACAGAGCAATATCTGGGAACACAATTAAAGAAAGAAACGGGGACTTCCTTTACGGAGACGGTACGAAAATTTAAAATCATGCATGTGAAAGAATTACTTCTGGATACAGATCTGAAATTAAATCAGATAGCTGCAATGACTGGATTTTCCAATCCAAAGTATATGAGTAAAGTATTTAAACAGGAAGAAGGGATGCTTCCAAATGAATACAGGCGGATTAATGCATAA
- a CDS encoding MFS transporter, with amino-acid sequence MEAVDKISVGVSKEKAGQNTQEAITENADGMKVSLGEKICYGVGDIGANLVWTTVASFLTIYCTDVAGIAAGVVGTLMLIARLFDGVSDLFMGIIIDKTNTRWGKARPWVLWSAPPLVISLIMIFTVPDLGANGKAIYLLLVYIFLAAVCFTASNLSYNTMLSLVTTEQHDRNVMNTIRFEFTMIAQLVINVITIPLVHFLGNGQRGWTCMSIVYAIVALGMFITTFAGTKERYKPIKKETTAKKKTHPLKTIKILCRNKYFILITLAFAVIYTSLGLTGGSRIYYAKYVLGDEMLNSTMTMFNYIPTILTIMLIPVFTKRFGKIKALFVGFLFYAAGLVLEIAGPVNLPMIYTGLVLQGIGHAALYSCLFAIVGDVVDYSEWKDGIREEGITYSVTSFGQKIGTGLGTAALGWILAAGHYDGTAAVQSASAIFAIKGLFLYLPLVITVIVLIIWYLFMGIDKIYPTVRKELDERREKAE; translated from the coding sequence ATGGAAGCGGTTGATAAAATATCCGTCGGAGTGAGTAAAGAAAAAGCCGGACAGAATACACAGGAAGCCATCACAGAGAATGCGGATGGAATGAAAGTATCTCTGGGAGAGAAAATCTGTTATGGAGTAGGTGATATCGGAGCAAATCTGGTATGGACAACGGTAGCCTCTTTCCTGACGATATATTGTACTGATGTGGCAGGTATTGCTGCAGGAGTAGTAGGAACACTGATGCTGATCGCCAGATTATTCGATGGCGTATCGGATCTTTTTATGGGAATCATTATAGATAAGACGAACACCAGATGGGGAAAAGCCCGTCCGTGGGTACTCTGGAGTGCGCCACCGCTGGTCATCAGCCTGATCATGATCTTTACAGTACCGGACCTTGGTGCAAATGGAAAAGCAATTTACCTGTTACTTGTATACATATTCCTTGCAGCGGTATGCTTTACAGCATCTAACCTTTCTTATAATACAATGCTTTCACTGGTAACCACAGAGCAGCACGACAGAAATGTCATGAACACGATCCGTTTTGAATTTACCATGATCGCACAGCTTGTGATTAACGTGATCACGATTCCACTGGTACATTTCCTTGGAAACGGACAGCGTGGCTGGACATGCATGAGTATCGTGTATGCAATCGTAGCACTTGGAATGTTCATCACAACATTTGCCGGAACAAAAGAAAGATACAAACCAATCAAAAAAGAAACAACAGCGAAGAAGAAGACACATCCGCTGAAAACAATTAAGATCCTTTGCAGAAATAAATACTTTATCCTGATCACACTTGCATTTGCAGTGATCTATACATCGCTTGGATTAACCGGAGGATCCAGAATCTACTATGCAAAATACGTATTAGGGGATGAGATGCTGAACAGTACAATGACCATGTTCAACTATATCCCGACCATCCTTACGATTATGTTGATCCCGGTATTTACAAAAAGATTCGGAAAGATCAAAGCACTGTTTGTAGGATTCTTATTCTACGCAGCAGGACTGGTGCTTGAAATCGCAGGACCTGTTAATCTTCCAATGATTTACACTGGTCTGGTGTTACAGGGAATCGGACATGCGGCATTGTATTCATGCCTGTTCGCAATTGTCGGAGATGTCGTAGATTACAGTGAATGGAAAGACGGAATCCGTGAAGAAGGAATTACTTATAGTGTGACAAGCTTCGGACAGAAGATCGGAACCGGACTTGGAACAGCAGCACTTGGATGGATCCTGGCAGCCGGACATTATGACGGAACAGCAGCCGTTCAGTCAGCAAGTGCAATCTTCGCAATCAAAGGACTGTTCCTGTATCTGCCACTGGTGATTACAGTGATCGTTCTTATCATCTGGTACTTATTCATGGGAATTGATAAGATCTATCCGACAGTCAGAAAAGAACTGGATGAGCGTAGAGAAAAGGCTGAGTAA